The stretch of DNA ACCGAATAATCATGACATACCCGGTAAACTACGGCTTAATCAATGTAAACATGCCGAAATCATTGAGCATAAATTTGAAAATGATGACATTCCGGATGAAGGAAAGAAAAAAGAGCTATTGGAAAACTTTAAAAATCTTGTAACTCCCATAAAAATCACTACTCCATTCCAATTACTAAAAAACCTGTTTGCACTTAAAGGTTTCGAAAAAGGCTTATTTGAATGGCTGGGTGGTTATTTTATTTTCGATGAGATTCATGCCTATAACCCTAAGGTATTTGCGCAGATCTTAGTACTTATAGAGTTTGCCGTTAAGTATTTCAACGTAAGTGTTTTTGTTATGACAGCAACTTTACCAGACTTCTTAAGGAAAGAAATAGAAAAGGCCCTTGGTAATTATGAAACGATATCGGCTGATGATATGCTTTATAAAAGCTTCAACCGCCATAGGATAAATGTTAAGCAAGGCAGACTGGATGAAAATACTGCTTCTATTCAGGAAACGCTGAATTCAGGAAAAAAAGTTTTGGTAGTTTGTAATACTGTAAAACAATCACAACTCATGTACGAAAGTCTTAGTACTAACAAGAAAGTTTTGTTGCACAGTGCATTCAATGCTCATGATCGCAACCAAAAAGAAGAGCAGCTTTTTGACCCGGGAATTAATTTACTTGTCGGCACACAGGCTATTGAGGTAAGTCTAGATATTGACTTTGATATTATTTTCACGGAACCCGCTCCTTTAGATGCATTGATACAAAGGTTTGGCCGGGTAAATAGAAAGCGTCAAAAAGGGATATGTAATTGTGTGGTGTTTGAAGACCGAAATAAAACTGATAAATATATTTACT from Chitinophagaceae bacterium encodes:
- the cas3 gene encoding CRISPR-associated helicase Cas3', with translation PNNHDIPGKLRLNQCKHAEIIEHKFENDDIPDEGKKKELLENFKNLVTPIKITTPFQLLKNLFALKGFEKGLFEWLGGYFIFDEIHAYNPKVFAQILVLIEFAVKYFNVSVFVMTATLPDFLRKEIEKALGNYETISADDMLYKSFNRHRINVKQGRLDENTASIQETLNSGKKVLVVCNTVKQSQLMYESLSTNKKVLLHSAFNAHDRNQKEEQLFDPGINLLVGTQAIEVSLDIDFDIIFTEPAPLDALIQRFGRVNRKRQKGICNCVVFEDRNKTDKYIYSNEQVINRTLEILKIKQQENQGILQESELQKMIDYVYPQWDIKDKEDFDTTSTLLKYTIENELKPFISNKKSEEDFYSQFDGIKVLPSCFLSDYQKLLENNMFTKAESLKVQISEKRFFALANNQGVEKEVTIFELKNSTRIKEQPVWIVSKKYTNVLGLQVELDDDLSIPFGQFL